In the Hermetia illucens chromosome 1, iHerIll2.2.curated.20191125, whole genome shotgun sequence genome, cgccaagaggcggtcttggctagactattgtcagagcattgaaagcactagtgaatccgagAAGCTCAATAAGAttttgtccaaggaacataagagtccatccttccttaaaaagtcggaaggctcctggacggaatcttctagtgaaaccttggagctgctggttcaaacgcactttccctccagcgaggaggactgtgagtcagaacctcgcttggagggtttgcggcaaccccagctgtgcgagactatcaaatcggtaattaccggggataggatcggctgggctataaacagcttctccgcatacaaatctccaggcccagatggcataatgccagtcatgctacagaagcagcaggaaagggttgtgccgtggcttgttgaaatttaccggagctgcatcactttaggatacgtaccgcagtcctggaggcgcgcacgggtggttttcataccgaaagccggcaggcgaggtcttgagtccgcgaaggactttcggccagtcagcctgacctctttcgtgctgaagaccctagaacgcgtcctggacattcacttaaggacgattatggagagaacgcctttctctaagtcccagcatgcctacctcaaaggaaaatccacagaaaccgccctccacgaggtaattggcacggttgagcggtcgctgcagtacaagcagtatacccttgctgccttcaacaacgtcagtaccaacgccatcaaggaagccttgaccggtattggattggaggtgtatctcacgcattggattatatccatgctgagtaccagcataatccagtccgatctgggaggcaaccacttgaccagagctgtgaacagaggcacgccccagggtggtgccatctcaccggtgctctggttaatagtaatggacaaaattttacgtacattggacagtagCGGGGTgtaggtggtggcgtatgccgacggcttagtgatattagtatcagggatgtttctgtccattatgagcgatatcatggaaagagcgttgtgaaaggtgtgcctgttggccgcaagatgcgaactcagcataaacccaaccaaaacgcaactgatgctattcactaccacggctgaatgaccaaagattggttcttttctctaatgtaaagtatctgggtgtaatcctggatcctaagctaaattggaggttgaacatagaactgagggttaagaaggcctgtatagccttctatgcctgtaagagaacatttgcgaagaaatgaggtctccggccgaggatggttctctggatgtacaccgctgtagtgcgtccgatcctgacgtacggatctattgtatggtggcaggctttgaagaagaaatacaatagaacgaagcttaataggattcagagaaccgcgtgtgcaggtgctacgggggctctgcagtcctgcccggcagatgctctcaatgtactcctgtatctcctccccctatacctctacatcaaatatgttgcagcgtgcagttccgtcagactacgtgagtccggatgctgggcaccgaagtcctacgaccacagcaacattctagatgaaatacctcgagaaatctgggcatcccccacggactatgttacacgcaagctgaacttcacgagaaactttgctgtggaccttccaaccagggcaaagtggaaaaccggcggcgtgttgcaagactatgacacggtattctttacggacggatcaaagatggcctatggagtcggcgcgggggttttctcgaatacacacggtgtatccaagtcgtatggtttcccaggtttcaccagtgtattccaggcggattggaagtctgtcgatggctggagcgtgattcgagccccaagcgtaacatagccattctgaccgacagccaagcggccatcaaagccttgtactcaacgacgacatcttcccggttggtggggcagtacagagacacgctcaaccgtctgggcggcacgctcaagatcactcttctctgggttcccgggcataggaacatagaggggaatgagcgggctgacggattggtcaggcaaggctctgctcttggcagtccctcggagaatacagtcggtgttccgctgccttctgtcgggggccgagtatACTCGCACGACCTAGCAGCcgtgggcctgagatggcgaaggcttacaagctgtgccaaatcaaggagaatttggcccgcttataacatagcccgatcacgagagctcctgtgccagacgcgtgcaaatgcattcaagattacggcggtctacacggggcactggcccataggggaccatgccgctaggctcggcttaccctacaactcgcattgccaaagctgcggagaaggaagggaaaccctcatgcactttctctgcgattgcccagctctagctcgagacaggctgcggacactgggtaaaccattctttgggaacctcagtgagagggtcggagagctgctttccttcgtgaatgctacgggctggctctgaagatccgagccagctggactttgcttccctgttcctataacaacagtcgcggtcttaggagtttgtggcatcaaaacggcgcatcaatgcgctaattgggctcctcggagcggccactgatatttacctacctacctacccataatGTAACTTTTTCACTCCCTTCATCACCCTAAACTAATTTAACTTCTTCTTATTTTCCAGGACGGCCCATTCACATGGAGTGAACCTCTTCAAGGCACGATCCTCAGCTGTTATTTCTGGGGCTACTTCTTCTCGCAGTTGCCCGGAGCTCGAATTGCTGAACTTTTCTCAGCAAAATGGGTAATGCTGTTCTCGGTGGCTATCAACATTGTGTGCACCCTCCTAACTCCAGTCATGGCTAGAGCTCATTACGTAGCCATCATCGCTATGCGTATTGGAGAGGGTATTGGCGGTGGAGTGACATTCCCAGCTATGCATGTCATGTTAGCTGCCTGGGCCCCACCAAACGAACGAAGTATTATGTCAGCTATTGTTTATGCTGGCACTGCATTGGGTAGTGTGATTTCAATGTTGATGGCAGGACAATTGGCTGGTAATTTAGGATGGGAGTCTGTGTTCTACGTGATGGGTGGTTTGAGCTGCGCTTGGGTCATACTGTGGCTATGGCTCATCCAGGATACACCCAGCAAACAAGCGTTGATCAGTTTGGAGGAGCGAGAGCTAATCACTTCACAACTGGGTACTGGCAAGGAAACCGAAGAAAAGAAGCCTCCAATCCCATGGAAAGCAGTCTTAACTTCCGGGCCATTCCTGGCGATCTTGATTGCTcatacatgcagcaactggggCTGGTACATGCTTTTGATTGAACTTCCATTCTACATGAAGCAAGTGCTCAAATTTAATATTAAAGAAAACGCTGCCGTTACGGCCATCCCGTTCTTCActctctggttgttcagtattgCATTGAGTAAGACCCTCGACATTCTCAGGGGTAAAGGTAGGTTATTCATGTTCCAGTGCGTATATCCTGCATTCTAATTCCTAATTCTATTGATAGGTAAAATCACTACAACCATCGCTCGGAAAATTGGAACCCTATTCGCTTCAGCAGTACCAATGGTGTGCCTCCTGATCCTTTGCTACATCGGGTGCAACCGAGCGGCCGCTGTTGCTGTCATGGCTATTGGAATTACAACAATCGGTGGAATGTTCTGCGGTTTCCTTTCAAATCACATAGATATTGCACCAAACTATGCTGGAACCCTAATGGCCATCACAAATACCTCAGCTACTCTGCCTGGAATCATCGTACCTGTGTTTGTCGGTGTCATGACGCACGGAAATGTAAGTGACCTTGGGAGCTAGCTCAGAATAATTCTGCTGAGGTTTTTCGAAGGACTAATATGCATTATCCTTTGCAGCAAACCATCGGAGCCTGGCGAGTGATATTCTTCGTAACCATTGGACTCTATGTTATTGAAATTCTTGCCTACATGATCTTTGGGTCGGGAGAAGAGCAATCGTGGAACAGGCAAGCGATTGAGCCTGAGAAAACAGAGTTAAATTCCACAGAAAAGCCAGAACACACCGAGAATACCCCACTGAATACCCAAATTCAGAAGTAAGCCCATAAGTTGTTAACCCCTAACGCACAgagttcttaattttttttatatgtatacatatgtaaaaCTATTACAGATACTTAAAATGCTACTCATTGTTAGTCGCAATGTTTTTATCTTTTAAgccctttttttattaaaattcttCAGTTCCTCACATGTTCATTGATGGTCGTGTGTGTGTCGTTATcaaattttctatatttttttacgaattttccattttgtattaaATAAACGACAAAGAAGTATTACGGGTTATATAAAGAGTTTTGTTGAGTTTCCAGAGATGAAATATTTTCGTATTGCTGAGATAGAATTTTTATCTACTTTCAGTGAATAACTGAACATCAGTAGAGCTTAGCTGCAAAACATAACCCTTGAATGATAAAAATCAAGTACAATTAAGGAAATTACTAATTTTAAGGTGTAATTACTTAaccctccccttaaactcattATCACCATTCACTACAAAGGCAACGTAGATGATCAACTATCTAAAGATAAAGATGCTTTTTGTACGAGCAATTTCATTCGAGGAAGATGAAACAAGATTTTAGGAATTTAAAAGTAAATATGACTGTGCTTCTACAATTAATAACCAACAAAGAACTAACCTTTATAAATACACGTGTAAGTACAGGAAGCTTACCAAAGTCTcgaaataaaatgaagaaaagcATTGTAGGATATAGCGACTTAAATACTGATTTTATGTCCACTGAAAAAGACAAATAAAACAGATATGGAAGAACTAAATATATCCGTGTTTTTGTATTGCATAATTTAGAGATACTTTTGGCTGGAATTCCCTAATATCAACAATAAACAATGGCCTTGGATGCCACGCTTCTTATATGGCTGACTTCATTTATTTGCAGGAGCTTAATGTTAAATGAAATAAGTGAAACACTGTCGCAAAACGCACAATTTTCATAAAGACTTCACTTTGAAGACCAGTTTGTATAAACACATGAAAAGGACACTAAAACAATATATGAAATGCACAGGACCCATCCTGATTCAGGGCTCCGGTATTAACGTTTCACTTTGATTATTAGTCCCGCGCTATCACCATTTCGTTATAACTTTGCAGAGTAGGTTCGCCTctcgctttcctccttcttaatCACTTCAGCATATCCTTCTGTATTTTTACCATTGCGAAGGAAAGCATAAGCCACTTCTCCTTCGACCTCATCTTCTCCGCGACTATATTCCCCCGGCTCGCGCTCCTTTCCAACGCTTTGTTCAGATCCGCTTCCTCCATCGCGAACCTTGCGCCTCACATTCTCTGGATTCTCCGCTATGCCACTGCCACAGCTCCAAGTTACGCAGCCTGTATTAACCACCGTCTTCCGCGAGAGACTGTGTAATGTTATAGTTGGTCTCCCCGCGTTTCCCCTCAAGCagaccctaatgttgggaatgaatcTGTGCGTGGAGCAACCCTTCGTATACCCGTCCGATCTGCGTTGATAGAGATCATACGGCACTCAACTTGACGCATTCCTGTGTCCTGTGTGCCCCTCCAAACGTCTTCCTTAAGTCAGCCCAATCATATCTTTTGCAGGAATGTCAGCTGGGACCATGCCCTCCAATACTCCTTCATCTGatatggttctaaaagcactccaaaccctcaaagcccTCAGTCGATAAACTGCACCTTCACCCACGCGTCAAGCGGAATGGTTTTGCACCACTCTAACTAGAAACAATCTCCGACAGTGTATTAACCTACCAGCATTCGacaaaatttttggaaatacCACCGTGACACTAGCTGCCTTTTAACATGCATTATCTAGATGTCCTCCAAAGCTCAGTTCAGCATGAACTGCCACCGCTCGGTAGTTGACAACTAGCTTCGACACGATGGTATGCCCACAGGCCTCCACCTTGACTTATTCTCTAATAAAAaccgcttccattttctcaTCCGCCAAAGTCAATGCGGTTCTTTCTAGCTAAGATTTTACTGCTCTCCCTCGCCTAAACCACATCCTCTAGATGCTTTCTTGTAACAATTATAGCCAATTCCTCCTCGGTTGCTCGAGGTACCATGCCCTCATTTCAACATCGACATCGTTCGCTTTCCGGTGTTTTGGTGGTCAAGAACCAAAGTGGCAACAATCTCTTCCAGACGGCACGGATAAGTCTCCTGAGGTAAATTTACATCCTTTTCGTTACCACCCTATAGGCTCCACCAAAATTGTTGCTATTGGCGTACTCGCTAAACTGGTTGAAGCAATTGTTTTTGCTTTCCCGAATGATATATTTTAAACGACCTCTCGATCGATACCTAGATGAACCCTAAATCTCTGGTAAGGCCGAGAGTAAACAGCCAACTCACAAAGTTGCAATTTCATTGTTCcgccagtagttggattgcctaCTAGGGAGCAGTGGTCTTCATCCATTGGGTGATTCGGGTGATTTTTTCTCTGACCGTATCGCCCAGGGGTATGTGAGGCTCGAGTGCTGTGGAAAACATATCTCCTTCAAAATCACAGTGGTCACTgtaagtatagtcctcactgacttgCCAAGTAAATCTTCCGGCTAAAGCGGCGCTCACGTTTGCCAGGTTCACTAAAGAACCCAGGACCAATCCTCCCAATATTCCCGCATCTAGCTCCGTAGCTCCATCCTCCCATATTCGTTATCCACGCGCTAAAATCTCCTGCCATGATTTTCGATGACCTTTCGCGTCCAGAACTAGAGCGCTTATCACCTGTCCATACTGGGCCAATTTTGCGCTTGGTGAAGCACAGCAGCTATATATATGGATTCCTCTCATTTTTGCTCTGATGAATTCATTAGTTCATTATTTCACGGAAGACTTTTTCTCCGTAAACTCATAACAAGGCTTGGCGTGTTTGATCCAAATGTCACCAACTTGATTTCGATACGGCTCACTAATTAAGACCACACCGAAAACTGTCTCGTGAATGGTTTACGAGATTAGTTCCTGTACCAGCTGGCAGTGATTTAAATCGAATTGTAATAATCTGATCTGCGGTTTACGTTGAGGGGTCTCCTACACCCCGGGCATTATGATTCGCACCCtctttccctttgcacagtgtgctatttgggtcagctccacaACCCTTGCTGATATAACCCTCCATTCAGAATTTCCTACATTGCTCCAACCAGTCAGTCGAACTAATGCATGCATACGTGGACCAAAAAGTCGtgaaagtaagttgctctccatttggtccggtccaacatcaagtagatgtggacttaggatccctcacttatcctaaataaTAATGCATGCCCTCGCAAAGTggccgaagccaaggcatctaaacaCCGCTTCAGCACCACCTGCTTCCTAAACAGACATATAAAACAGCTTATTCCCCCTGCTTCCAAGGATTTGAGTGCTATCTCCACTGATAGGCTGATCAAGCTAATTTGTGTTCCACCGTAAGCTTTCCATAGCgtttttaccgctgactcttgtagtctgaTAAAGTCGAACTGCCCTTCAGACTGTAGTGATCTCCGGTCTGGtagcccttatgtcggcttcctttCCTACCgactttccaatttggctcaagaatttatccGTTATCTCGCAAATTGGTAAATTCCGGGTGTGGTCAGCATAGGACCTCGTTTATCTCATCTTGTCTTCCTGTGATCTCTTCTTTTTCGGAGTACGCCCTTTCTCCAGGTTTTCGCATGGAAGCACCGGGGAATGCAGCATAGGGCCCTTCACCACGTTTGGAGATGGCGATAACCTCCAGTCTTATCTCCCTGCGATCTCTTCCCTCCCGAAGTGCCCCTTTTTACACATGATCCTTGTGAAATCTACTCTCATCCTTCGGAATTGCAGCGACATAAGTTTCGCTGGTAGTTTCAGCGTTCTCACCTGCTCTTCGCTCTCATGTCTTAAATGGGCATCACTTGTGCCCCCTGACTCACTTTTTCGCCGGACGTCTTCACTCCTCCTTCATTCTGGGCCTTGCCATAGACCAACCTGATACCTCTTATCATGATCCTTTCATTTTGATGATTATTCAGACGTTTCTCGATGAATTCGTATACGATGGCGTGTAGGCATGGTTGCCGCGTTATGCCcaacaaaaagaaatatggAGGGAGACCGTATATTATAACTGACCTGATGAAGATGCCTTTTAGTATGCGGATAGTTTCTGAGGCCTTGGGGCCCTCAAATGAACGAGCTGAGAATGTAGTATACCACCCTGCCATTACCGTcgttaaaaactttattaaattggtctgaacattctagtcgatggtaaacaaccaaaaggccggccgaagcaagggtagcttgatacgctggatagggatttaaaagcctcaggactgcatccagatcagactttggcaaaggcaaaaggaaaagaaaaatagaaaaggaaTGCGATACAGACGACAGAAATCAATTGTGTGCGGGACGCTATGAAACGTTCGTACAACtactgagtcgataatgagtttctCTGTGGCGTGTCCTAGTGAGGATTTTCCACCATATCTTCTGTTTGCGGTCGCACAGCATCaatatttttgcattttctgaatctggggcgACTCCCCTTTCAATCGAGGTATCTCCCACGGAAATCCaacgattttcgatttttcccaatttttccgACCAGGGAttagcaaaattttcaattttcttcgattttccgcAGGCTCACCCTCAATGGATTTTCCACCATatcttccgtttgcgatggcACAGCATCAAAATTATTGCGttttctgaatctggggcgcctcccctttTGATCGAGATATCCCCCAacggaaatccgacgattttcgaTTTTCCCCCATTTTTCCGACTCGGGGTTCAGGAAAATTTTGAGTTTTCTTCGGATTTCCGTAGGCTGACCCTCAAtggattttccactatatcTTGCGTTTAGAATGGCACAGCATCAAAGGTGTTTTCCTTCCTCCTAGTTTCGTTTATCAACAACGAATAAGAGTGTCATTTTTCGTTGCTGCCAAACAACAGCCAAATCCACGTACGACCACCCCAATCGATGTCAATAGTCCAAATTCATCGTCAACCCAGAATCAGTCAAGATCAGCTGTCATCTGGAAATTCATAACCCAAAACCGAAAACGAAACAAACCACGTTTGCGCGATAAGTTTTCGATTTTGGGCGTCTATCGATTCCAGTTGTGAAGGACTAGTGCACTCAGATTGCGCTGATACACGAAACAGTTTCATAACAAAAATTATCATTGGCTGAGAACACCgatccgagatacttaaatcgttcAATTCTGGGTAGGCCATTGTTAGTGACAGTAATTATACCGGTCCCAATGGGGTCGTTAAAAGTCCTGTTTTTATTTTGAGATTTATCCACAGACCCTGCTACATGATgggttttttccatttttggatgagttattcgagatcagctttgtcgTGGGACTTTAGAAAGATGTCATCTGCCCAAATCGGTATGTAGTGCGCTGGAAATCAAATGTCCGACGTGGCAGCGTCCACAATGCCTCCTTGGTGAACGCAGAGAGAGATAATGATGAACATTAAGTAGAGGATAAAGCCGAAAATCATCCCTCAAAGAAATCGGCCACCGTTTAGTGAATGCTAATTACAtggaataaaaatatataaatcaaaGAGATTACTATTCAAttctatttattttctattcattTCTTGTTATCTTACAAAAATACATTGGACCGAAATTGGCCGGGAGATACGGAAGCACCATTTGTCCATACttcaagttctttggattttcaAACCGGAACAAATGGCCAAAACACTTCATCTGTCGGCTCAAATCTTTCACAGTCGTCGTGATTCCGTACTCACTGAAAACCTTCTGCAGTGACATATGCACAACTCCATCATTCTGAATCGGGCTCAGGCTACATGTGGAATACATCAAACTTCCACCAGGTTTCAGAAGACGCAAACAATTGGTCAAAATCGCTGATTGCATTTCTGGTAATCGAAGTCGCTCCTTCACCCGCGAAGGCTTGAAAATATTATTGTCGTTTTCCATAAGAGAGTGTCGATCCGTCGTACATGGGACGTCCACTAGGATTTTGTCGTAGAGCTCATAGTCTTCGAGAACCCTCGCATCTCCTTGGGTAATAAGGATGCGTTTGCCATGCCACTTCTCCTCGTAGTCGAACAGATATTGGTCCATAATTCGTTTGATTCGATTCGTGCGACTCTCCTGAATGTCGTTGCAGATTACAATGTCCGGATGAAGGGTTTGTAGCATTAGCAAGGATTTCCCACCAGGAGCTGCACAGGCGTCCAACACTCGCTCGCCATACTTTACATCGAGGAGGAGTGCAGGCAGAACCGAGGCGccatccatgagaaaatgcgtcaGGACACCAGTTTGGCTTTTCTTTGGTTTTGCAAAGAGGGAACAGTTGCCTTTTTCGTAACTGTAAAGCTGCAGATTCTCGGGGAATATAAATTCTTCTTCCGGTTCTATTGCCAAGgggaaatctgtggtattggagtAGTATTTGTAGTGCTCTGATTCCGGGATCCAGTCCTCCATGCCTTTTATGCGATTCGCCGGGACGAAGTCGTGTAGAGCGCCTGATCCGTATTCAGGGTCGACGATTCGTTGTAAATCGATTTCTGAGTCTTCTTTGATAGTCTCGGTGAGAGATTTCTTCGGATCCACATGCTCCCCGGCTTGGGCTATGTTTTGAGTCTGGTGCTCATCTCGGAATTGTATTTCCGCCAGCGAAGGAGCCACCTCCTCTGCACTCTTAGGATAGATCGAGGCAATTTCTTGTTCCTCTTGCTGACGGATGAACCCTCTGAGTTTCGTATCAACACTTCCTTTACCCAATTCGGGG is a window encoding:
- the LOC119661282 gene encoding putative inorganic phosphate cotransporter — translated: MVEAVPAKGNVLGSLVPARYILAVMGSIAMAIIYGLKVNLSVAMVAMLNHTAIGQLGEHHADTSSNATASAPQDEVCQGSGGPEMLEDGPFTWSEPLQGTILSCYFWGYFFSQLPGARIAELFSAKWVMLFSVAINIVCTLLTPVMARAHYVAIIAMRIGEGIGGGVTFPAMHVMLAAWAPPNERSIMSAIVYAGTALGSVISMLMAGQLAGNLGWESVFYVMGGLSCAWVILWLWLIQDTPSKQALISLEERELITSQLGTGKETEEKKPPIPWKAVLTSGPFLAILIAHTCSNWGWYMLLIELPFYMKQVLKFNIKENAAVTAIPFFTLWLFSIALSKTLDILRGKGKITTTIARKIGTLFASAVPMVCLLILCYIGCNRAAAVAVMAIGITTIGGMFCGFLSNHIDIAPNYAGTLMAITNTSATLPGIIVPVFVGVMTHGNQTIGAWRVIFFVTIGLYVIEILAYMIFGSGEEQSWNRQAIEPEKTELNSTEKPEHTENTPLNTQIQNE
- the LOC119646587 gene encoding 5-methylcytosine rRNA methyltransferase NSUN4: MLRQRSIFYLPRRFKHKKDHWSVVEKKKHPVDRALSNFDDFYGSVFGNRWRGIRAALLTEHKYIALVNNFGDTEKTCEELELEGAINVRLLYNITKERLPNGPSREVPELGKGSVDTKLRGFIRQQEEQEIASIYPKSAEEVAPSLAEIQFRDEHQTQNIAQAGEHVDPKKSLTETIKEDSEIDLQRIVDPEYGSGALHDFVPANRIKGMEDWIPESEHYKYYSNTTDFPLAIEPEEEFIFPENLQLYSYEKGNCSLFAKPKKSQTGVLTHFLMDGASVLPALLLDVKYGERVLDACAAPGGKSLLMLQTLHPDIVICNDIQESRTNRIKRIMDQYLFDYEEKWHGKRILITQGDARVLEDYELYDKILVDVPCTTDRHSLMENDNNIFKPSRVKERLRLPEMQSAILTNCLRLLKPGGSLMYSTCSLSPIQNDGVVHMSLQKVFSEYGITTTVKDLSRQMKCFGHLFRFENPKNLKYGQMVLPYLPANFGPMYFCKITRNE